In one Polaribacter sp. ALD11 genomic region, the following are encoded:
- a CDS encoding transposase, translating to MYNQTKDKTVALIRFAKWDEKVRQANFKRFKSIARTMSIHNRNILNYFL from the coding sequence ATTTATAATCAAACAAAAGACAAAACGGTGGCCCTAATTAGATTTGCAAAATGGGATGAAAAAGTGAGACAAGCAAATTTTAAAAGATTCAAGAGTATCGCTAGAACAATGTCTATTCATAATCGAAATATACTCAACTATTTTTTATAA